In the genome of Limanda limanda chromosome 15, fLimLim1.1, whole genome shotgun sequence, one region contains:
- the LOC133020846 gene encoding zinc finger protein 135 → MEDSEAELAVSEADALGADFITVELDTQPIEYVVKWAEVGSKFTISCVKKDSEEAELSAEQLKLEADEAFFAPYEEVFPCEVTEQSVEIKTDSDEEEEDTEEEEQEVLVEAGSSQLDGEVDSDQADFESDERQYRCSYCRKCYSHASSLYRHQQTHTGKNAGTAPPTERPLEPSHQDARYTCPHCGMSFKGSRMLGSHLRLHGKRRIHPCNICGKEFNHSSSLSRHRLIHKKGKGIPKDAGLSPPVTSLRHSLKTGRKNRKTKRQQHGAAAIVQSPAGDKFYACPQCDMSFRTSTQLSKHQVTHVKELLDNYTPGKENLGETSSDLKIRLKLCSRDKPNFYTLCKKNRRRAARAGKRGSATSEEEEGGGASHHGCSLCGKRFSHASSLARHQQTHRAGDGGRGKLQQQKQVHTKSGLPPAKNKTYTCAACNKTFMHSSSFSRHKKAHLEEEQRAHGAGATKHRKRPLLDETAPLESDTE, encoded by the exons ATGGAGGACTCGGAGGCGGAGCTGGCGGTGTCGGAGGCCGACGCCCTGGGCGCAGACTTCATCACGGTGGAGCTGGACACGCAGCCCATCGAGTACGTGGTGAAGTGGGCCGAGGTCGGGTCCAAGTTCACCATCTCCTGCGTGAAGAAGGActcggaggaggcggagctgagCGCCGAGCAGCTGAAGCTGGAGGCGGACGAGGCGTTCTTCGCTCCGTACGAGGAGGTGTTCCCCTGCGAGGTGACGGAGCAGAGCGTGGAGATCAAGACGGACTccgacgaggaggaggaggacaccgaggaggaggagcaggaggtgctgGTGGAGGCGGGGAGCAGCCAGCTGGACGGCGAGGTCGACTCGGACCAGGCCGACTTTGAGTCGGACGAGCGGCAGTACCGCTGCAGCTACTGCAGGAAGTGCTATAGCCACGCCTCCAGCCTGTACCGCCACCAGCAGACGCACACCGGGAAGAACGCCGGCACGGCGCCGCCCACCGAGCGGCCGCTGGAGCCGAGTCATCAGGACGCACGCTACACCTGCCCCCACTGTGGGATGAGCTTCAAGGGCAGCAG GATGCTGGGGAGTCACCTGCGGCTGCACGGGAAGCGGCGGATTCACCCGTGCAACATCTGCGGGAAGGAGTTCAACCACAGCTCCAGCCTGTCGCGCCACCGCCTCATCCACAAGAAAGGGAAAGGAATCCCGAAGGACGCCGGCCTCAGCCCCCCCGTCACCTCCCTGCGCCACTCGCTGAAGACAGGAAGGAAGAACAGGAAGACCAAGAGGCAGCAGCACGGCGCGGCCGCCATCGTCCAGAGTCCGGCCGGAGACAAGTTCTACGCCTGTCCGCAGTGCGACATGAGCTTCAGGACCTCCACGCAGCTGTCCAAGCACCAGGTGACCCACGTCAAGGAGCTGCTGGACAACTACACGCCGGGGAAGGAGAACCTGGGCGAGACCTCGTCCGACCTGAAGATCCGCCTGAAGCTCTGCTCCCGGGACAAGCCCAACTTCTACACCCTCTGCAAGAAGAACCGGCGCCGGGCGGCCCGGGCCGGGAAGCGGGGGTCCGCCAcctctgaagaggaggaggggggaggagccagTCATCACGGCTGCAGCCTGTGTGGGAAGCGCTTTAGCCACGCCTCCAGCCTGGCACGGCACCAGCAGACCCACCGGGCGGGGGATGGCGGGCGggggaagctgcagcagcagaagcaggtTCACACCAAGTCCGGACTCCCCCCCGCCAAGAACAAGACCTACACCTGCGCCGCCTGCAACAAGACCTTCATGCACTCGTCCAGCTTCTCCCGCCACAAGAAGgctcacctggaggaggagcagcgggcCCACGGCGCCGGCGCCACCAAGCACCGGAAGAGACCCCTTTTAGACGAGACCGCCCCGTTGGAGTCGGACACAGAGTGA
- the ubr2 gene encoding E3 ubiquitin-protein ligase UBR2, which produces MAAAPTDRESPTDPEFVHFSAKDTSSRWLAVSDLQTEVYCHLAMYVPRILCRGASGGSSREEQREELACQLLLLAPLEWFMLGEEPAAGLARLQESNRPSPLCGHVFKVGEPTYSCRECAADPTCVLCMQCFLGSVHKEHRYRMTTSGGGGFCDCGDDEAWKTSPYCNKHTPTERHTEEDPVAQLPVDMVARGYSIFSIILKYAVDLLTWEREEELPAGLEPPERSDSYLCMLFNDEVHTYEQVIYTLQKAVNCSQKEAVSFATTVDRDGRKSVRYGDLQFCEQAKSVIVRNTSRQSKPLRVQVMHSSVVAHQCFALKALGWLGQIIQYSDGLRRILCQVGLQNSPEGENSSLVDRLMLNDSKMWKGARNIYHQLLMNSLLMDLKYKKMFAIQFSKNYRRLQTDFMEDDHERVVSVTSLSVQLFTVPTMARMLMMEQNLMTTIVRTFVDHLRHRDLQGRFQFDRYTAQQAFKFGRVQSLIGDLKYVLITPPSDWSPQLRPKFLEGFDSFLDLLKCMQGMDPVVRQVGQHIEMEPEWEAAFTLQMKLTHVITMIQEWCCSDEHVLVEAYRKCVSALSQCHNSLPDGEQPISLSLCGHSLETFRYQVSQDKVSIHLPVCRLLAGLHVLLSRTEVASRVPEQLPLGELSPPLLIELPLRCLVLCAQVHAGMWRRNGFSLINQIYYYHNVKCRVEMFDKDIIMLQTGASMMDPNHFLMIVLSRFELFHIFSSTDVRQRYREANKDVVQQNNTLIEEMLHLIIMVVGERYVEGVGQVEPLDEVRREIIHQLSIRPMSHSELVKALPENGNKETGLERVIDSVASFKKPGVTGRGLYELCPEWNKNFNLYFHHYSRADQSKAEEAQRKLRRQNGEDTALPPPPPPPLCPLFASLVNVLQCDVLLAVEGAVLQWAVEPSGGSWTESMLQRVLHLVAMALLEEQQQLENKGDDDVTFNYTCKISRPGEAPSPTGSVLALLETLQNAPHLEVHKDIITWILKTVSNIKMMRERTASTSTVSTCRGHGAEETLRDRDKAERKRKAEMARLRREKIMAQMSEMQKHFINENKELFQQSLEELEASAASAADSSLEHTCVSQVCVGPRRVGGAEPRQLVTCILCQEEQEVRGHGRAMVLAAFIQRSTVLSKNRRRILPDPERHDPLFMHPDLSLGIHTASCGHIMHATCWQRYFEAVQVKEQRRQQRLRGHTSYDVENGEFLCPLCECLSNTVIPLLPHTHTAQHSDNHPSLEVWLNTTNQHIAVLHSAHRKQSEDVAEGAESVTLCQNRFSSSVREMITTFSTSTYKVGLKLNPNEQDPRVPVLSWSSCAYTIQSIERLLVDEEKPLFGSLPCRQDDCLSALTRFSSACWTTAPLKTVQTHFIRLFTVLVPDSQVENSPCILDIDMFHLLVYSVLAYSSVHSLDQSRASIDSAHLHLLHLVTVTHLVQILLTTCTEEVCMDQDGGGSEEEELICELYNTLRTHLDSVLPVVSSGWQLWRCVKAGILPFLRAAALFFHYLNSTAPPAELLVAGPGQWEALCSFLSLPSNLLQLHQSQHTLLEPLINRWCCHPGVTQVLRGGGVMVRFPRESNCLIELPGDYSVLINQASSFTCPRSGGDKSRAPTLCLVCGAILCSQSYCCQTEVGGEDVGACTAHTFTCGAGLGLFLRVRESQVLFVAGKTKGCFYPPPYLDDYGETDQGLKRGNPLHLCLDRYRKIERLWRQHGVAEVIGHAQEANQTLVTIDWQHL; this is translated from the exons ATGGCGGCTGCTCCGACGGACAGAGAATCACCGACGGACCCGGAGTTCGTTCATTTCTCCGCCAAAGACACGTCATCG cgcTGGCTGGCGGTGTCCGACCTGCAGACGGAGGTGTACTGTCACCTGGCCATGTATGTTCCCAGAATCCTCTGCCGTGGTGCGAGCGGGGGCAGCAGccgggaggagcagagggaggagcttgcctgtcagctcctcctcctggctccCCTGGAGTGGTTCATGTTGGGGGAGGAGCCTGCAGCCGGCCTCGCACGGCTGCAGGAGAGCAACCGGCCGTCACCGCTGTGTGGTCACGTGTTCAAGGTGGGAGAGCCCACCTACTCCTGCAG ggagTGTGCAGCTGATCCAACGTGTGTTCTGTGCATGCAGTGTTTCCTGGGAAGTGTTCACAAAGAGCATCGATACAga atgaCAACATCAGGAGGTGGGGGTTTCTGTGACTGTGGAGATGATGAAGCCTGGAAGACGAGTCCTTattgtaacaaacacacaccgacagagagacacactgaggag GATCCTGTAGCTCAGCTTCCTGTAGACATGGTTGCCCGTGGTTACAGCATCTTCTCCATCATCCTGAAGTACGCTGTTGACCTCCTGACGTGGGAACGGGAGGAGGAGCTCCCTGCAGGACTGGAGCCGcc GGAGCGGTCGGACTCGTACCTCTGCATGTTGTTCAATGATGAAGTCCACACGTATGAACAGGTGATCTACACGCTACAGAAAGCTGTCAACTGCAGCCAGAAAGAAGCTGTGAGCTTCGCCACCACTGTGGACCGAGAC GGCAGGAAGTCGGTTCGTTATGGGGACCTTCAGTTCTGTGAACAGGCCAAGTCTGTTATTGTG AGGAACACCAGCCGTCAGTCCAAGCCTCTCCGGGTTCAAGTGATGCACTCGTCTGTTGTCGCTCATCAGTGTTTCGCTCTGAAGGCTCTAGGCTGGTTGGGACAGATCATTCAGTACTCTG ACGGGCTGAGGAGGATTCTGTGTCAAGTTGGTCTGCAGAACAGTCCAGAAGGAGAGAACTCGTCACTGGTGGACAGACTGATGCTCAACGACTCAAAGATGTGGAAAG GAGCGAGGAACATCTACCACCAGCTGCTGATGAACTCTCTCCTCATGGATCTAAAGTACAAGAAGATGTTTGCCATTCAGTTCTCCAAG AACTACAGACGGCTGCAGACAGATTTCATGGAGGACGATCATGAGCGAGTTGTGTCGGTGACGTCACTGTCAGTCCAGCTGTTCACCGTCCCCACAATG gctCGGATGTTGATGATGGAGCAGAACTTGATGACGACCATCGTCAGGACATTTGTGGATCACCTGCGTCACAGAGATCTCCAGGGTCGTTTCCAGTTCGACCGTTACACAGCTCAGCAGGCGTTCAAGTTCGGACGAGTCCAGAGCCTCATAGGAGACCTCAA gtaCGTGTTGATCACGCCTCCCTCTGATTGGTCCCCTCAGCTCCGACCGAAGTTTCTCGAAGGCTTCGATTCGTTTCTGGATCTGCTCAAGTGTATGcag ggtATGGACCCGGTGGTGAGACAGGTCGGTCAACATATTGAGATGGAGCCTGAGTGGGAGGCAGCGTTTACACTTCAGATGAAACTGACTCACGTCATCACAATGATACAAGAGTGGTGCTGCAGTGAT gagCACGTGCTGGTCGAGGCGTACAGGAAGTGTGTGAGCGCTCTCAGTCAGTGTCACAACAGTCTTCCTGACGGTGAACAGCCAATCAGCTTAAGTCTTTGTGGACACAGTCTGGAGACGTTCAGGTACCAGGTGTCTCAAGACAAGGTGTCCATACACCTGCCTGTGTGCAGGCTGCtggcag GTCTCCATGTTCTCCTCAGTAGAACAGAAGTCGCCTCTCGTGTCCCTGAACAGCTCCCATTG ggtgAACTCAGCCCCCCCCTCCTTATTGAACTCCCCCTCCGCTGCCTAGTGCTCTGTGcccaggtgcatgctgggatgtGGAGGAGGAATGGCTTCTCCCTGATCAACCAG atttattattatcacaACGTCAAGTGTAGAGTGGAGATGTTCGACAAGGACATCATCATGCTGcag ACGGGGGCGTCGATGATGGATCCAAACCACTTCCTGATGATCGTTCTCAGTCGATTTGAACTGTTTCACATCTTCAGCTCCACAGACGTCAGGCAGAGATACAGAGAGGCCAACAAG GACGTGGTCCAGCAGAACAACACTCTGATTGAGGAGATGCTTCATCTCATCATCATGGTCGTCG GTGAGCGCTACGTGGAAGGTGTGGGACAAGTGGAGCCCCTCGATGAGGTCAGAAGAGAAATCATCCACCAGCTGTCGATCAGACCGATGTCTCACAGTGAGCTGGTGAAGGCTCTACCTGAGAAC GGTAATAAGGAGACAGGCCTGGAGAGAGTCATCGACAGCGTCGCTTCTTTCAA GAAACCAGGAGTAACCGGCCGTGGTTTGTATGAACTTTGTCCCGAGTGGAACAAAAACTTCAACCTTTACTTTCATCACTACAGCAGAGCTGATCAGTCCAAG GCTGAGGAGGCTCAGAGGAAACTGAGGAGACAGAATGGAGAggacacag ccctgcctccccctccccccccccctctctgtcctctctttgCGAGTCTCGTTAACGTCCTGCAGTGTGACGTCTTGTTGGCTGTAGAGGGCGCTGTGCTGCAGTGGGCTGTGGAGCCAAGTGGGGGGAGCTGGACCGAGTCAATGCTACAGAGG gtgCTCCACCTGGTGGCCATGGCTCtactggaggagcagcagcagctagaaAACAAAGGAGATGATGATGTCACCTTCAACTACACCTGCAAGATCTCAC gtccaGGTGAAGCTCCTAGTCCGACAGGAAGTGTCCTGGCCTTGTTGGAGACTCTTCAGAACGCGCCTCACCTTGAGGTTCACAAAGACATCATCACCTGGATCCTCAAG ACGGTGTCGAATATTAAAATGATGAGAGAACGAACAGCGTCCACATCCACAGTCAGCACATGTCGTGGACATGGAGCGGAGGAG AcgctgagagacagagacaaggcagagaggaagaggaaggcaGAGATGGCTCGTCTGCGCAGAGAGAAGATCATGGCTCAGATGTCCGAGATGCAGAAACACTTCATCAACGAGAACAAAGAACTTTTCCAACAAagtctggaggagctggaagcgTCTGCTGCCAGTGCTGCGGACAGCAG TTTGGAGCACACCTGtgtttctcaggtgtgtgttggtcCCAGGAGAGTGGGTGGAGCCGAGCCCCGTCAGCTGGTCACCTGTATCCTGtgtcaggaggagcaggaggtcagaggtcacggcaGAGCCATGGTGCTCGCTGCATTCATCCAGAGGTCGACTGTTCTGTCCAAAAACCGCCGCCGCATCCTGCCCGACCCAG AGCGACACGACCCCCTGTTCATGCACCCGGACCTGTCCCTGGGGATCCACACCGCCAGCTGTGGACACATCATGCACGCCACCTGCTGGCAGAG gtacTTCGAGGCCGTGCAGGTGAAGGAGCAGAGACGCCAGCAGCGGCTTCGAGGTCACACCAGCTACGACGTGGAGAACGGAGAgttcctgtgtcctctgtgtgaatGTCTGAGCAACACTGTGATCCCACTGctgccccacacacacacagctcaacacag tgatAATCATCCCTCTCTGGAGGTGTGGCTTAACACAACCAACCAGCACATAGCAGTACTACACTCCGCCCACAGGAAGCAGTCTGAAG atgtaGCAGAGGGGGCGGAGTCTGTCACACTCTGTCA GAACCGCTTCTCCAGCAGCGTCCGTGAGATGATCACCACCTTCAGCACGTCCACCTACAAAGTGGGACTGAAGCTGAACCCCAACGAGCAGGACCCCCGAGTCCCGGTGCTGAGCTGGTCCAGCTGCGCCTACACCATCCAGAGCAtag agcGCCTCCTGGTGGACGAAGAGAAGCCGTTATTTGGGAGTCTACCTTGCCGACAG gacGACTGTCTGAGCGCCCTCACCAGGTTCAGTTCAGCCTGTTGGACGACAGCTCCactgaaaacagttcaaacacaCTTCATCAGACTGTTCACCG ttctgGTTCCAGACTCTCAGGTAGAAAACTCTCCTTGTATCCTGGACATCGACATGTTTCACCTGCTG GTTTACAGTGTGTTAGCTTACAGCTCCGTTCACAGTCTGGACCAATCAAGGGCGAGCATTGACTCAGCTCATCTCCACCTTCTTCACCTGGTCACAGTGACTCACCTGGTTCAGATCCTGCTAACGACCTGcacag agGAGGTGTGTATGGATCAGGATGGTGgagggtcagaggaggaggagcttatCTGTGAACTGTACaacacactgaggacacacCTGGACAG tGTGTTACCTGTAGTGTCCTCTGGGTGGCAGTTGTGGCGTTGTGTCAAAGCCGGTATCTTGCCGTTCCTCCGAGCTGCCGCCCTCTTCTTCCACTACCTTAACTCTACAGCGCCGCCTGCTGAACTGCTGG ttgcAGGTCCTGGTCAGTGGGAGGcgctctgcagcttcctcagTCTGCCGTCCAATCTGCTGCAACTCCACCAGAGCCAACACACACTGCTGGAGCCGCTCAttaacag gtgGTGTTGTCATCCAGGGGTGACCCAGGTGCTGCGAGGGGGCGGAGTCATGGTGAGGTTTCCCAGAGAGTCCAACTGTCTCATCGAGCTTCCAGGAGATTACAGCGTCCTGATCAACCAGGCGTCCAGCTTCAC gtgTCCTCGCTCCGGTGGAGATAAGTCCCGTGCTCCCACGCTGTGCCTGGTGTGCGGCGCCATCCTTTGCTCTCAGAGCTACTGCTGCCAGacggaggtggggggggaggacgTGGGGGCGTGCACCGCTCACACCTTCACCTGCGGCGCCGGCCTCGGCCTCTTCCTCAG ggtgAGGGAGAGTCAGGTGTTGTTTGTTGCAGGTAAAACTAAAGGTTGTTTTTATCCTCCTCCTTATCTGGACGACTACGGTGAAACTGACCAGGGACTCAA GCGGGGGAACCCCCTCCATCTGTGCCTGGATCGCTACCGGAAGATCGAGCGTCTGTGGCGGCAGCACGGCGTCGCTGAGGTCATAGGTCACGCTCAGGAGGCCAATCAGACGCTGGTCACCATCGACTGGCAGCACCTgtga
- the prph2b gene encoding peripherin-2b: MPFLPVKFNLQKRVKLAQGLWMLYWLSVIVGILIFSLGIFFKIELRKRSEMMDNNESHVVPNLLILVGVLACAINAFGGKVCHDSLDPIKFTRWRPMLKPYLLLCCGFNVLLLLTAMLCFLMQFAVYLTLAEGLKNGIKFYKDTDTPGRCFMKRTLDVTQGEFRCCGNNNFRDWFEVQWISNRYLDMSNDEIKDRLLSNVEGKFLMDSVPFSCCNPGSPRPCIQHHLTNNSAHYDYDHRTEELNIWVRGCREALFSYYSGMMNSMGALVILTILLESADMAGLKYLSTALETMSDPENPECESEGWLLEKGVKETFGEQLAKLKTLGKTNQVEEEGGAEATT, from the exons ATGCCGTTCCTGCCGGTGAAGTTCAACCTGCAGAAGCGGGTGAAGCTGGCCCAGGGGCTGTGGATGCTCTACTGGCTCTCGGTCATCGTGGGAATTCTCATCTTCAGCCTCGGAATCTTCTTCAAGATTGAGCTGCGGAAGAGAAGCGAGATGATGGACAACAATGAGAGTCACGTGGTTCCCAACCTGCTCATCCTGGTCGGCGTGTTGGCGTGCGCCATCAACGCCTTCGGGGGGAAAGTGTGTCACGACTCCCTGGACCCCATCAAGTTCACCCGCTGGAGGCCGATGCTGAAGCCCtacctgctgctgtgctgcggcttcaacgtgctgctgctgctcaccgCCATGCTCTGCTTCCTCATGCAGTTCGCCGTCTACCTGACGCTGGCCGAGGGCCTGAAGAACGGGATCAAGTTCTACAAGGACACGGACACACCGGGACGCTGCTTCATGAAGAGGACTCTGGACGTGACGCAGGGCGAGTTCCGTTGCTGCGGCAACAACAACTTCAGGGACTGGTTCGAGGTTCAGTGGATCAGCAACCGCTACCTGGACATGAGTAATGACGAGATCAAAGA TCGTCTCCTCAGCAACGTGGAGGGAAAGTTCCTGATGGACAGCGTCCCGTTCAGCTGCTGTAACCCCGGGTCCCCCCGACCCTGCATCCAGCATCACCTGACCAACAACTCCGCCCACTACGACTACGACCACCGCACCGAGGAGCTCAACATCTGGGTCCGCGGCTGTCGGGAGGCGCTCTTCTCCTACTACAGCGGCATGATGAACAGCATGGGGGCGCTGGTCATCCTCACTATCCTCCTGGAG tcggCGGACATGGCGGGTCTGAAGTACCTGAGCACGGCTCTGGAGACGATGTCCGACCCGGAGAACCCGGAGTGTGAGAGCGAGGGCTGGCTGCTGGAGAAAGGCGTGAAGGAGACGTTCGGGGAGCAGCTCGCCAAACTGAAGACGCTGGGGAAGACCaatcaggtggaggaggagggcggggcTGAGGCCACCACCTGA